From one Suricata suricatta isolate VVHF042 chromosome 8, meerkat_22Aug2017_6uvM2_HiC, whole genome shotgun sequence genomic stretch:
- the DFFA gene encoding DNA fragmentation factor subunit alpha: MEVVGAAETEIRALKPCLLRRNHSREQHGVAASCLEELKSKACDILAIDKSLAPITLVLAEDGTIVDDDDYFLCLPSNTKFVALASNEKWAYNNSDGGTAWISQESFDVDETDSGSGLRWKNAARQLKEDLSSIVLLSEEDLQMLIDAPCADLAQELGQSRATVQGLQNTLQQVLDQREEARQSKQLLELYLQALEKEGSILSKQQESQTGCDQTDAVDLGGYREGSSEAALRSRLLTVLQEKPAPELSLSSQDLEWVAKEDPGALAAALSWDVEKTVTAQQACHRELSLRLQQVQSLRSLRSLSARRSSRPGARQEPKRARRDPP, encoded by the exons ATGGAGGTGGTCGGGGCAGCGGAGACCGAGATCCGGGCTCTGAAGCCGTGTCTGCTGCGCCGCAACCACAGCCGCGAGCAGCATGGCGTGGCGGCCTCCTGCCTGGAGGAGCTGAAGAGCAAGG CCTGTGACATTCTGGCCATTGATAAGTCCCTGGCACCAATCACCCTGGTCCTGGCAGAGGACGGCACCATAGTGGATGACGATGATTACTTCCTGTGTCTGCCTTCCAATACGAAGTTTGTTGCGTTGGCCAGTAATGAAAAGTGGGCGTACAACAATTCAG ATGGAGGTACAGCTTGGATCTCCCAAGAGTCCTTTGATGTAGACGAAACGGACAGTGGGTCGGGGCTGAGGTGGAAGAACGCGGCCAGGCAGCTGAAAGAAGATCTGTCCAGCATCGTCCTCCTGTCCGAGGAAGACCTCCAG aTGCTCATTGACGCTCCATGTGCGGACCTGGCTCAGGAACTAGGCCAGAGCCGCGCCACCGTCCAGGGGCTCCAGAACACGCTGCAGCAGGTCCTGGACCAGAGGGAGGAGGCCCGTCAGTCCAAGCAGCTCTTGGAGCTTTACCTCCAGGCTTTGGAGAAGGAGGGCAGCATCCTGTCAAAGCAGCAAG AGTCCCAAACCGGCTGTGACCAGACGGATGCAGTCGACTTGGGTGGTTACAGAGAGGGCTCCTCCGAAGCTGCACTCAGGAGCCGGCTCCTTACCGTGCTGCAGGAGAAGCCTGCTCCAGAGCTGAGCCTGTCCAGTCAGGATTTGGAG TGGGTTGCCAAGGAAGACCCCGGAGCGCTGGCTGCAGCTCTGAGCTGGGACGTGGAGAAGACGGTGACCGCGCAGCAGGCCTGTCATCGGGAGCTCAGCCTGCGCCTCcagcaggtgcagagcctgcgttCGCTCCGGAGCCTGTCGGCCAGGAGGAGTTCACGGCCCGGAGCACGGCAGGAGCCGAAGCGAGCCAGGCGAGACCCCCCCTAG